From a single Brassica oleracea var. oleracea cultivar TO1000 chromosome C5, BOL, whole genome shotgun sequence genomic region:
- the LOC106294665 gene encoding 65-kDa microtubule-associated protein 8, whose product MGSLQTPIGMRSSSLLDMSCGYLLKELQMIWDEVGEDKFEREKVLLDIEQECVEAYRRKVDHANISRSRLHQELAESEAELTHLLLCLGERSVPGRPEKKEGTLREQLDAIAPALREMRLRKDERVKQVRSVKGEIQKISAEIAGRSTYEESSTNIKIDDNDLSIKKLEEYQNELHRLHDEKNERLQKVEIYICAIRDLSATMETEASMIITKIHPSLNDLYGISKNISDDILKKLNGTVVSLEEEKQNRLEKIHHLGRALSNLWNLMDASYEDRQKFSHVIELLSFEPSDVCAPGSITSGIIQQAEAEVKRLDQLKASKTKELFLKKQKELETTCNISHMETPSTEVGDIINLVDSGEIDHVELLNAMDEKIARAKEEAASRKVIIEKVDRWMLARDEERWLEEYDQDENRYSVSRNAHRNLRRAERARKEVSKITGLVESILVKTKSWEEERQKVFLYNEEPLVAMLQEYSNLRQEKEVEKLRLREKKKIIPPPVAQQDNFYVARPASSNRRISNRSINGGYGSASPLNRKLSRGFNNNTNYTALGTSLRRESSVIIKNTWP is encoded by the exons ATGGGTTCCCTTCAGACACCTATAGGCATGAGAAGCTCCTCATTGTTAGATATGTCCTGCGGATATTTGCTCAAAGAGTTACAG ATGATATGGGATGAAGTTGGAGAAGATAAGTTTGAGAGAGAGAAAGTGTTACTCGATATTGAGCAGGAATGTGTAGAGGCTTACCGTAGAAAAGTTGACCATGCCAATATCTCTAGGTCTCGTCTACATCAAGAGCTTGCCGAATCTGAAGCTGAACTCACCCATCTTCTTTTGTGCCTCGGTGAAAGATCAGTACCTGGAAGG CCAGAGAAAAAGGAAGGAACACTGAGGGAGCAGCTGGATGCTATTGCCCCTGCACTGCGTGAGATGAGGCTGAGGAAAGACGAGAGAGTTAAGCAGGTCAGGTCTGTTAAAGGGGAGATTCAGAAGATTTCAGCAGAAATCGCAGGAAGATCAACATATGAAGAGTCATCTACAAATATAAAGATAGACGACAACGATCTTTCTATAAAGAAACTGGAGGAGTATCAGAATGAACTCCATAGACTCCATGATGAGAAG AATGAAAGACTGCAGAAGGTTGAAATATATATATGCGCCATTCGAGATCTATCAGCAACCATGGAAACAGAAGCATCTATGATCATAACAAAGATTCATCCAAGCCTCAATGACCTCTATGGAATATCCAAAAACATCAGTGATGATATCTTAAAGAAGCTTAATGGCACTGTTGTGTCTCTTGAAGAGGAAAAACAGAACCGCCTTGAAAAG ATTCACCATCTTGGTAGAGCTTTATCGAACCTCTGGAATCTAATGGATGCATCTTATGAAGATCGTCAGAAGTTTTCTCACGTCATTGAGTTACTGTCATTCGAACCATCAGACGTGTGTGCTCCTGGAAGCATTACATCTGGCATAATTCAGCAG GCTGAGGCTGAAGTCAAGAGACTAGATCAACTGAAAGCAAGCAAAACCAAAGAACTTTTCCTCAAGAAACAAAAGGAGCTAGAGACTACATGCAACATATCACATATGGAAACTCCATCAACAGAAGTGGGAGATATAATAAACCTAGTAGACTCTG GTGAAATTGACCACGTTGAGCTTCTTAATGCCATGGATGAAAAGATAGCGAGAGCAAAGGAAGAAGCAGCAAGTAGGAAAGTAATAATTGAAAAAGTGGATAGGTGGATGTTAGCACGAGATGAAGAGCGCTGGCTAGAAGAATATGACCAG GACGAGAACCGGTACTCAGTTAGTAGAAATGCTCACCGGAACCTAAGGAGAGCGGAACGGGCACGCAAAGAAGTCAGCAAAATCACAG GACTAGTGGAATCAATATTGGTAAAGACTAAGAGCTGGGAAGAAGAAAGACAGAAGGTCTTCTTGTACAATGAG GAACCTCTTGTTGCAATGTTACAAGAATACAGTAATCTGAGGCAGGAAAAGGAGGTGGAGAAGCTAAGGCTCCGG GAAAAGAAGAAGATCATTCCACCACCTGTAGCCCAGCAAGATAATTTTTATGTGGCAAGACCAGCTAGTAGCAATCGCCGTATCTCGAACCGAAGCATCAATGGTGGATACGGCAGTGCAAGTCCTTTAAACAGAAAACTTTCAAGAGGATTCAACAATAATACTAATTACACAGCTCTTGGCACATCTTTAAGAAGAGAGTCTTCAGTGATCATCAAAAACACATGGCCTTAG
- the LOC106294667 gene encoding glucuronoxylan 4-O-methyltransferase 1 translates to MSNLIPPEKRWIITTVLLAGLVGGALLFTSFLRAADDAFFLCSTASAKSRAVAAAADYAATPIQLQAIVHYATSTVVPQQNMAEISISFNVLKELAPANFLVFGLGRDSLMWASLNPRGKTLFLEEDLEWFQKVTKDSPFLRAHHVRYRTQLQEADRLLRSYKTEPSCFPAKSYLRGNERCKLALTGLPDEFYDTEWDLIMVDAPKGYFAEAPGRMAAIYSAAVMARNRKKPGVTHVFLHDVNRRVEKTFANEFLCRKYRVHAAGRLWHFAIPPVAANATIDGGDYRFC, encoded by the coding sequence ATGAGCAACTTAATCCCACCGGAGAAACGATGGATCATCACCACCGTATTACTAGCCGGTCTAGTAGGCGGCGCTCTACTCTTCACAAGCTTCTTACGAGCCGCGGACGACGCTTTCTTCCTCTGCTCCACCGCGAGCGCCAAAAGCCGAGCTGTAGCCGCGGCGGCCGATTACGCAGCTACACCGATCCAGCTCCAAGCCATCGTCCACTACGCGACCTCCACCGTGGTCCCACAGCAGAACATGGCGGAGATCTCGATCTCTTTCAACGTCTTGAAAGAGCTAGCTCCGGCCAACTTCCTCGTCTTCGGGCTGGGCCGTGACTCGCTCATGTGGGCTTCTCTCAACCCACGGGGCAAAACGCTGTTCCTCGAGGAAGATCTCGAGTGGTTTCAGAAAGTGACCAAAGACTCCCCTTTCCTCCGTGCGCATCACGTGCGTTACAGGACGCAGCTACAAGAAGCCGACAGGCTTCTACGCTCTTACAAAACGGAGCCGAGCTGTTTCCCGGCGAAATCGTATCTCCGAGGGAACGAGCGTTGCAAGCTCGCTCTCACGGGACTTCCTGATGAGTTCTACGATACGGAGTGGGATCTGATTATGGTCGACGCTCCTAAAGGCTACTTCGCCGAAGCTCCGGGAAGAATGGCGGCGATTTACTCGGCGGCGGTTATGGCTAGGAACAGGAAGAAACCTGGAGTCACTCACGTGTTCTTGCACGATGTTAACCGGAGGGTGGAGAAGACTTTCGCCAACGAGTTTTTATGCCGGAAGTATAGAGTTCATGCCGCCGGGAGGTTGTGGCATTTCGCGATTCCTCCGGTGGCTGCAAACGCTACAATCGACGGTGGCGATTACAGGTTTTGTTAA
- the LOC106294666 gene encoding ABC transporter B family member 13, with protein sequence MDSTEPSSNGNIQNEKDSKKKDYVSLMGLFGAADKLDCFLMILGGLGACTLGATLPLFFVFFGKMLDSIGNLSTDPKALSSRVSKNALDLVYLGLVTFLSAWIGVACWTQTGERQTARLRINYLKAILAKDITFFDTEARDSNLIFHISSDAILVQDAIGDKTGHVLRYLSQFVAGFVVGFLSVWQLTLLTLAVVPLIAIAGGGYAIIMSTVSEKSEAAYADAGKVAEEVISQVRTVYAFVGEEKAVNSYSNSLKKALKLCKRSGLAKGLGVGLTYSLLFCAWALLLWYASLLVRHGKTNGAKAFTTILNVIFSGFALGQAAPSISAISKGRVAAANIFRMIENKNLEGSERLEDGTTLQNVAGNIEFHQVSFAYPSRPNMVFENLSFTIPSGMTFAFVGPSGSGKSTIISMVQRFYEPNSGEILLDGNDIKRLKLSWLREQMGLVSQEPALFATTIASNILLGKENANMDQIIEAAKAANADSFIKSLPNGYNTQVGEGGTQLSGGQKQRIAIARAVLRNPKILLLDEATSALDAESEKIVQQALDNVMEKRTTLVVAHRLSTIRNVDKIVVLRNGQVVETGSHSDLLSRGGDYASLVNVQETEPQENPRSIMSETGKSQAGSSSSRRASSSRRTSSFREVQEKTDKDSNGEDLSSSSTIWELIKLNAPEWPYALLGSIGAVLAGAQTPLFSMGIAYVLAAFYSPSPSVIKRDVEKVAIVFVGVAVVTAPIYLLQHYFYTLMGERLTSRVRLSLFSAILSNEIGWFDLDENNTGSLTSILAADATLVRSALADRLSTIVQNLSLTVTALAIAFYYSWRVAAVVTSCFPLLIAAALTEQLFLKGFGGDYTRAYSRATSVAREAIENIRTVASFGAEKQISEQFACELSKPTKSAFLRGHISGIGYGFSQFLAFCSYALGLWYVSVLIKHKETNFSDSIKAFMVLIVTAFSVAETLALTPDIVKGTQALGSVFRVLHRETEIPPNHPNSRLVTQIKGDIEFRNVSFAYPARLDIPIFQNLNLRVSAGKSLAVVGPSGSGKSTVIGLIMRFYDADKGNLCIDGKDIKTLNLRSLRKKLALVQQEPALFSTTIHENIKYGNENASEAEIIEAAKAANAHEFIGRMEEGYKTHVGEKGVQLSGGQKQRVAIARAVLKDPSVLLLDEATSALDTTSEKLVQEALDKLMKGRTTVLVAHRLSTIRKAGTIAVLHKGRVVEKGSHRELVSISNGHYKQLTSLQEVV encoded by the exons ATGGATAGCACAGAACCTTCCTCTAATGGAAACATCCAGAATGAGAAGGACTCAAAGAAGAAAGACTATGTTTCATTGATGGGTTTGTTTGGAGCAGCAGATAAACTTGATTGCTTTCTGATGATTCTAGGCGGTTTAGGTGCGTGTACTCTTGGTGCTACGCTTCCTCTCTTCTTTGTTTTCTTCGGGAAAATGCTAGACTCTATTGGCAATCTATCTACAGATCCTAAAGCCCTATCTTCCCGCGTTTCAAAG AATGCTCTAGACTTGGTCTACTTAGGACTGGTCACTTTTCTATCAGCCTGGATTG GAGTTGCTTGTTGGACGCAAACAGGGGAAAGACAAACAGCTAGATTGCGCATAAACTATCTCAAAGCAATCTTAGCAAAAGACATTACTTTCTTTGATACAGAAGCTAGAGATTCAAATCTCATTTTCCACATCTCAAGTGATGCTATATTGGTTCAAGATGCAATTGGTGATAAG ACAGGCCATGTATTGCGGTATCTATCTCAGTTCGTAGCCGGATTCGTGGTAGGTTTTTTGTCGGTATGGCAACTAACGCTGCTCACGTTAGCAGTGGTTCCATTGATAGCAATTGCAGGTGGAGGGTACGCTATAATCATGTCTACAGTCTCAGAGAAGAGTGAAGCTGCTTATGCTGATGCAGGCAAAGTAGCTGAAGAG GTTATTTCACAGGTGAGAACAGTGTATGCATTTGTAGGAGAAGAAAAAGCTGTAAACTCTTACTCAAACTCTCTCAAGAAAGCTCTGAAACTCTGTAAAAGAAGCGGTCTTGCTAAAGGCTTAGGAGTTGGATTAACATATAGCCTCTTATTTTGTGCTTGGGCTTTGCTTTTGTGGTACGCTAGTCTTCTTGTACGTCACGGCAAAACCAACGGCGCAAAAGCCTTCACAACGATCCTCAATGTCATTTTTAGCGGATT CGCCTTAGGTCAAGCCGCGCCTAGCATATCAGCTATATCCAAAGGCAGAGTTGCTGCTGCAAATATATTCAGAATGATAGAGAACAAGAATCTTGAAGGTTCTGAAAGGCTAGAGGACGGAACAACTTTGCAAAATGTAGCTGGAAACATTGAGTTTCATCAAGTGTCTTTCGCTTATCCTTCCAGACCAAACATGGTTTTTGAGAATCTTAGCTTCACTATACCTTCAGGCATGACTTTTGCATTTGTCGGTCCAAGTGGCTCAGGGAAAAGCACAATCATATCAATGGTTCAACGTTTCTATGAACCAAACTCAGGGGAGATTCTCTTGGATGGTAATGACATCAAGAGATTGAAGCTGAGCTGGTTGAGAGAACAGATGGGTTTAGTGAGCCAAGAACCAGCATTATTCGCCACAACCATAGCTTCCAATATTCTTCTTGGAAAAGAGAATGCTAATATGGATCAGATCATTGAAGCTGCTAAAGCAGCCAACGCAGATTCTTTCATTAAATCATTACCTAATGGTTATAATACTCAG GTTGGAGAAGGAGGAACTCAGCTCTCAGGAGGACAGAAGCAGAGGATTGCTATTGCTCGAGCGGTTCTAAGGAATCCAAAGATACTACTCTTAGATGAAGCAACGAGCGCTCTTGATGCTGAGTCAGAGAAGATTGTGCAGCAAGCACTTGACAATGTTATGGAAAAAAGAACAACACTAGTAGTTGCTCATAGATTATCCACCATCCGTAATGTGGACAAGATTGTTGTATTGAGAAATGGTCAGGTTGTGGAAACTGGCAGCCACTCAGATCTACTTTCAAGAGGAGGAGATTACGCATCTCTTGTCAATGTCCAAGAGACAGAACCTCAAGAAAACCCTAGATCAATTATGTCGGAAACTGGAAAATCTCAAGCTGGTTCTTCTAGTTCAAGAAGAGCTTCTAGCTCAAGAAGGACTTCAAGCTTCAGGGAAGTCCAAGAGAAGACTGATAAAGATTCTAATGGAGAAGATTTAAGCTCATCTTCAACGATATGGGAACTGATAAAGCTGAATGCTCCAGAGTGGCCTTATGCGTTACTTGGATCAATTGGTGCAGTTCTTGCTGGTGCACAAACTCCATTGTTCTCCATGGGGATTGCTTATGTATTAGCCGCGTTTTATTCGCCCTCTCCTAGTGTGATCAAACGTGATGTCGAAAAGGTAGCTATTGTCTTTGTTGGTGTTGCAGTTGTAACAGCTCCTATCTATCTCCTTCAGCATTACTTCTACACACTTATGGGAGAGCGTCTTACCTCTAGGGTTCGCTTATCCTTGTTCTCAG CGATTCTTTCAAATGAGATTGGATGGTTTGATTTAGATGAGAACAACACTGGCTCACTCACTTCAATCTTGGCTGCTGATGCTACTTTGGTGAGGAGTGCTCTAGCAGATCGCCTCTCAACAATAGTCCAAAACCTGTCTCTTACAGTGACAGCATTAGCAATAGCTTTTTACTACAGTTGGCGTGTCGCAGCTGTAGTAACTTCTTGTTTCCCTCTTCTCATTGCCGCTGCACTTACCGAG CAACTGTTTCTAAAAGGCTTTGGGGGAGATTACACAAGGGCTTACTCTAGAGCAACTTCAGTGGCGCGTGAAGCGATTGAGAATATAAGAACTGTGGCTTCCTTTGGTGCTGAGAAGCAGATCTCAGAGCAGTTTGCTTGTGAGCTAAGCAAACCCACCAAGAGTGCCTTTCTCAGAGGCCATATCTCTGGAATTGGATATGGTTTTTCTCAATTTCTCGCCTTCTGTTCCTACGCTCTTGGTCTCTGGTACGTCTCGGTTTTGATTAAGCACAAGGAGACTAATTTTTCGGATAGTATCAAAGCTTTCATGGTATTGATCGTCACGGCTTTCTCAGTAGCGGAAACGCTTGCTTTGACACCAGATATCGTGAAGGGCACGCAAGCACTCGGGTCGGTTTTTAGGGTTTTGCATAGAGAGACTGAGATACCTCCAAACCACCCTAACTCGAGATTGGTCACTCAGATCAAAGGAGATATAGAGTTTAGAAACGTGAGCTTTGCGTATCCCGCAAGACTTGATATCCCCATTTTCCAAAACCTAAACCTAAGAGTCTCAGCCGGGAAGAGTCTTGCGGTCGTGGGACCAAGTGGTTCGGGGAAGAGCACGGTGATCGGTCTGATCATGAGATTCTACGATGCGGACAAGGGCAATCTCTGCATCGATGGGAAAGATATAAAAACCCTAAACCTACGTAGCTTGCGGAAGAAGCTAGCGTTAGTCCAGCAAGAACCAGCTCTCTTTTCAACAACCATACACGAGAACATCAAGTACGGGAACGAGAACGCATCGGAGGCGGAGATAATCGAAGCCGCGAAAGCTGCGAACGCGCACGAGTTCATAGGCAGGATGGAAGAAGGGTACAAGACGCACGTGGGTGAAAAGGGAGTGCAGTTATCAGGTGGTCAGAAACAGAGAGTGGCTATAGCGAGGGCTGTTCTAAAGGATCCTTCAGTGCTTCTCCTTGATGAGGCAACGAGTGCTTTGGACACGACCTCGGAGAAACTGGTCCAAGAGGCGCTAGACAAGCTTATGAAGGGACGAACGACGGTGCTTGTGGCTCATAGGCTCTCGACCATAAGAAAAGCAGGCACGATCGCTGTTTTGCATAAAGGAAGAGTTGTGGAGAAGGGAAGTCATAGAGAGCTTGTTTCCATATCTAATGGACATTATAAGCAATTGACAAGTCTTCAAGAAGTGGTATGA